The Triplophysa dalaica isolate WHDGS20190420 chromosome 5, ASM1584641v1, whole genome shotgun sequence genome window below encodes:
- the drd4-rs gene encoding dopamine receptor D4 related sequence — translation MVNVTPSTDPLTAHEGYNYLALICGVPLILIIILGNVLVCLSVLTERSLKTATNYFIVSLAVADLLLAVLVLPLYVYSEFLGGIWTLSMYICDALMTMDVMLCTASILNLCAISVDRYIAVVVPLKYNRNQFSIRQLALITATWVLSLVVASPVIFGLNQVPNRDPNVCKLEDNQFVVYSSVCSFFVPCPIMLLLYYWMFRGLKRWSSGRSRSNFRRAPRGRTSLSLRLGAALQKDKGGVREKVAYLMPGGLSPTSLSTTPTTPDSLTSPVTLTTEEQGQTPAAESDPMTTQMDSISDAENAERNTDDERGRENGVGKNHRGHTGRRHSKSNRVSGRERKAMKVLPVVVGVFLACWTPFFVVHVTKALCKSCDIGPTLISVVTWLGYVNSAVNPIIYTAFNVEFRNVFYKLLFCRS, via the exons ATGGTCAATGTGACGCCCAGTACAGACCCACTGACGGCCCATGAGGGGTACAACTACCTCGCCTTAATATGTGGCGTGCCTCTTATCCTCATCATCATATTAGGGAACGTTCTAGTGTGCCTCAGCGTGCTAACAGAACGGTCCCTCAAGACCGCAACCAACTACTTTATCGTCAGCTTGGCTGTGGCCGACCTCCTGCTGGCGGTGCTGGTTCTTCCGCTTTACGTCTACTCTGAG tTCTTGGGAGGCATATGGACACTGAGTATGTATATCTGTGATGCCCTAATGACGATGGACGTGATGCTGTGCACAGCCTCAATTTTGAACCTCTGTGCGATTAGTGTTGACAG GTACATAGCAGTAGTGGTTCCTCTAAAGTACAACAGAAACCAGTTTAGCATTCGTCAGCTGGCTTTGATAACAGCCACTTGGGTGCTCTCTCTGGTTGTCGCCAGTCCCGTCATATTTGGCTTAAACCAGGTGCCTAACAGAGACCCTAACGTGTGCAAACTAGAGGACAACCAGTTTGTGGTCTATTCCTCCGTCTGCTCCTTCTTCGTACCCTGTCCGATCATGCTCCTCCTGTACTACTGGATGTTCAGAGGTCTAAAGCGTTGGAGCTCCGGGCGTAGCCGCTCAAACTTCCGCCGGGCCCCCAGGGGGCGTACTAGCCTGTCGTTGAGGCTGGGAGCAGCTCTTCAGAAGGACAAGGGCGGAGTGAGGGAAAAGGTGGCGTACCTCATGCCCGGAGGTCTCAGTCCTACGTCTCTGTCCACCACTCCGACTACTCCCGACTCCTTAACTAGTCCAGTTACCCTTACTACAGAAGAGCAGGGTCAGACCCCAGCGGCAGAAAGTGACCCCATGACCACCCAGATGGACAGTATATCTGATGCGGAGAATGCTGAGAGAAACACGGATGATGAAAGAGGGCGAGAGAACGGTGTGGGGAAGAACCATCGGGGGCATACGGGGCGACGCCATAGCAAGAGCAACAGGGTGAGCGGACGAGAGCGGAAAGCTATGAAGGTGTTGCCTGTAGTTGTGg GTGTTTTTCTCGCTTGCTGGACTCCCTTCTTTGTGGTCCATGTAACTAAGGCACTGTGCAAGTCATGTGACATCGGGCCGACGCTGATCAGCGTGGTCACGTGGTTGGGTTATGTCAACAGCGCTGTCAACCCCATCATCTACACCGCATTCAATGTGGAGTTCAGGAATGTCTTTTACAAACTGCTTTTTTGTCGCTCCTGA
- the cdhr5-rs gene encoding cadherin-related family member 5 — MALNIFYHIAKARLCLGGQDMFATVRENSPTGEFIANLSINGDPGANSIRLCLTGEDADWFYLEGRTIRLNSSLSKALDREVLGSVLIAILTCYENETIRNRYRILVEILNENDNMPHFLEDTIQPRYISELMAVNSMAFTVKAKDADEDTITYVTDKSSPDASYFRIDLPNSGMVILDKPLDFETKSQLQVVIHAVEMNTKEKYSTTATVTINVLDGDDQYPQFLPCSPVYEDGDHTICTNPIYTVNITETDEDIVLYFLPGPIHAEDGDKDIQTPLAYSILSGDDNGRFTIVNQTGEITLQHRVENRLLNPSFRLRIMAAQVNDPKKYSVTTALVHVISENRFAPYFNRTIYKGFLIENSSPATLVTTYGNQVLVVQAIDGDFRDGINPSIHYTLPPKTGRHKLYDITQDGIVIAKTDRLRAFDRHILEVIATDEESGEVAHASVDIEVLHRGQPVPRSPFGEERLFGDINAGMAGGIAGLVLIVAITTLFIFLWLIKRRRERQDPADRGAIALGKHPNVVDSGHSIPLIEDGAYQNEAYIDHENCGSMTGRPRLYTKKDEMPPPTTRTYSCKDSGRPTLQDMLPILVIPDITSIKNSSSFLTNGKTDFSFTGEEGPRMTEQIFSSKEEEYFLDINDEMENREDIVMPVQQRDTLGNDKGTENDTPEKSLEDICYQDTSVGPAMLMKIDEDDGNNDANPYKAMLSDFCYSDDEDMVDDESSELRPCYKFEQNENTVDQTATELEVEKSLDAMIANEETTDQMNSQPDSSTTGILHFVDS, encoded by the exons ATGGCACTGAACATCTTCTATCACATCGCGAAAG CCAGGTTATGCCTCGGTGGTCAGGATATGTTTGCCACGGTCAGAGAGAATAGCCCCACCGGTGAATTCATAGCCAACCTCAGTATCAACGGAGACCCGGGAGCCAATAGCATCCGTCTGTGTCTCACGGGAGAGGACGCGGATTGGTTCTACCTCGAAGGTCGTACAATCAGACTGAACTCATCGCTTTCAAAGGCCTTGGATCGAGAG GTCTTGGGCTCAGTCCTGATAGCGATTTTGACATGTTATGAGAATGAAACAATACGG aatcGATACAGAATCCTTGTGGAAATATTGAATGAAAATGACAACATGCCACATTTCCTGGAGGACACAATTCAACCACGATACATAAGTGAG ttgatgGCTGTGAACTCCATGGCCTTCACAGTGAAAGCCAAAGACGCGGATGAAGACACAATCACTTACGTGACCGACAAATCTTCA CCGGATGCCAGCTATTTCAGAATAGATCTGCCCAACAGTGGGATGGTGATCTTGGACAAACCGCTGGACTTTGAGACCAAATCTCAATTGCAGGTGGTCATACATGCTGTG gaaatgaatacaaaagaaaaatacagcacaaCAGCCACCGTTACCATCAATGTTCTGGACGGTGATGATCAGTACCCACAGTTTCTGCCCTGCTCGCCTGTTTATGAAGATGGAGATCATACCATCTGTACCAATCCTATTTACACGGTCAACATCACAGAGACAGATGAG GACATTGTGCTATATTTCTTACCGGGTCCAATTCATGCTGAAGATGGAGACAAAGACATCCAGACACCTCTGGCTTACAGCATACTGTCAG gTGATGACAATGGCAGATTTACAATCGTCAATCAAACAGGAGAGATCACACTACAGCACCGTGTGGAAAACAGGCTCCTAAACCCTTCATTCAGGCTTCGCATAATG GCTGCACAGGTGAACGACCCAAAGAAATATTCAGTGACGACGGCGCTGGTGCACGTGATATCCGAAAACCGCTTTGCTCCGTATTTCAACAGAACCATCTACAAAGGGTTTCTTATCGAGAACTCCAGTCCTGCTACACTGGTCACCACATATGGGAATCAAGTCCTGGTGGTCCAGGCCATTGACGGAGACTTCAGAGAT GGAATAAACCCATCAATTCACTACACGCTCCCGCCCAAGACAGGCAGACATAAACTGTATGACATCACTCAGGATGGTATTGTGATCGCCAAGACTGACCGGCTGAGAGCCTTTGATCGCCACATCCTGGAG GTGATTGCAACAGATGAAGAATCAGGCGAGGTTGCCCATGCTTCAGTGGACATTGAAGTTCTACACAGGGGACAACCAG TTCCCAGAAGTCCGTTTGGAGAGGAACGCCTATTTGGAGACATAAATGCAGGGATGGCTGGGGGCATCGCTGGTCTTGTTCTGATAGTGGCTATAACAACACTTTTCATCTTCCTCTGGCTGATCAAGAGacgaagagagagacaggatcCAGCAGACAGGGGTGCCATAGCACTTGGAAAGCACCCAAATGTG GTCGATTCAGGACATTCAATACCACTCATAGAAGACGGCGCCTACCAAAATGAAGCATACATCGACCACGAAAACTGCGGTTCCATGACTGGAAGACCCAGGCTGTACACCAAAAAAGATGAAATGCCCCCACCAACCACCAGGACATACAGCTGTAAAGATTCTGGTAGACCCACGCTGCAGGACATGCTCCCCATTCTGGTGATTCCAGATATCACCTCAATAAAAAACTCATCTTCCTTTTTAACCAATGGGAAAACAGATTTCTCTTTTACAGGCGAGGAAGGTCCAAGAATGACGGAACAGATTTTTTCCAGCAAGGAGGAAGAATACTTTTTAGACATAAATGATGAGATGGAGAACAGGGAGGATATTGTAATGCCTGTCCAACAACGAGATACTTTGGGGAATGACAAAGGGACAGAAAATGACACCCCAGAGAAAAGTTTAGAAGACATTTGTTATCAGGACACTTCTGTGGGACCAGCGATGTTAATGAAGATTGATGAAGATGACGGTAATAATGATGCGAATCCATATAAAGCCATGCTCTCTGATTTTTGCTACAGCGATGATGAAGACATGGTGGATGATGAGTCAAGTGAATTACGGCCCTGTTACAAATTTGAGCAAAACGAGAATACGGTCGACCAAACGGCCACCGAACTGGAGGTTGAGAAATCTCTCGATGCAATGATAGCAAATGAGGAGACCACAGATCAGATGAACTCACAACCTGACTCTTCCACAACTGGAATATTACATTTTGTGGACTCTTAG